One genomic window of Canis aureus isolate CA01 chromosome 15, VMU_Caureus_v.1.0, whole genome shotgun sequence includes the following:
- the PPP1R3B gene encoding protein phosphatase 1 regulatory subunit 3B: MMAVDIEYRYSCMAPSLRRERFTFKTSPKPSEPLRPCIQLSSKNEASGVVAPTVQEKKVKKRVSFADNQGLALTMVKVFSEFDEPLDIPFNITELLDNLVSLTSPESESFVLDFTQPSADYLDFRNRLQADHVCLENCVLKDRAIAGTVKVQNLAFEKMVKIRMTFDTWKSFTDFPCRYVKDTYAGSDRDTFSFDISLPEKIQSYERMEFAVCFECSGQTYWDSNKGKNYRITRAELKSAQGTAEPQNGPDFGISFDQFGSPRCSYGLFPEWPSYLGYEKLGPYY; encoded by the coding sequence ATGATGGCTGTGGACATCGAGTACAGATACAGCTGCATGGCCCCCTCCCTGCGCAGAGAGAGGTTCACCTTCAAGACGTCGCCAAAGCCGAGCGAACCACTGAGGCCTTGCATTCAGCTGAGCAGCAAGAATGAAGCCAGCGGGGTGGTGGCCCCCACCGTCCAGGagaaaaaggtgaaaaagagGGTGTCCTTCGCAGACAACCAAGGGCTGGCCCTGACTATGGTCAAAGTGTTCTCAGAATTTGATGAGCCGTTAGATATTCCATTTAACATCACTGAGCTCCTAGACAACCTTGTGAGCCTGACGAGCCCGGAGAGCGAGAGCTTCGTTTTGGATTTCACGCAGCCTTCCGCCGACTACTTGGACTTCCGAAATCGGCTTCAGGCCGACCACGTATGCCTCGAAAACTGTGTCCTGAAGGACAGAGCCATCGCAGGCACAGTGAAGGTGCAGAACCTGGCATTCGAGAAGATGGTGAAAATAAGAATGACATTTGACACCTGGAAAAGCTTCACAGACTTTCCGTGTCGGTACGTGAAGGACACGTACGCCGGTTCAGACCGGGACACTTTCTCCTTTGACATTAGCTTACCTGAGAAAATCCAGTCTTACGAGAGGATGGAGTTTGCCGTGTGCTTCGAGTGCAGCGGACAGACTTACTGGGACAGTAACAAGGGCAAAAACTATAGGATCACCCGAGCCGAACTGAAGTCCGCTCAGGGAACAGCCGAGCCACAAAACGGACCAGATTTTGGGATATCCTTTGACCAGTTTGGAAGCCCTCGGTGTTCCTACGGTCTGTTCCCAGAGTGGCCTAGTTACTTAGGATACGAAAAGCTAGGGCCCTACTATTAG